From Aspergillus fumigatus Af293 chromosome 3, whole genome shotgun sequence, a single genomic window includes:
- a CDS encoding putative membrane protein has product MNPNPRHRRDSPRRNRSFAFPLPCNAKANPNTGLTRAPIFPTFTQTFTRCVQVWAVNHQSPEPTASSPAYAALLLAWSAADVVRYAYFGLLQAGIRVDFVKWLRPPLRRSTPSGLRSSTSALLYMFLVSLLLLEMGQGANKRMARRFHDVLVHA; this is encoded by the exons ATGAACCCAAACCCTCGCCATCGTAGAGATTCTCCACGCCGCAACAGGTCTTTCGCATTTCCACTCCCCTGCAATGCCAAAGCTAACCCGAACACAGGACTCACCCGCGCCCCCATCTTCCCAACTTTCACCCAGACCTTCACGCGCTGCGTCCAGGTCTGGGCCGTAAACCACCAGTCTCCCGAGCCGACGGCTTCATCGCCCGCCTATGCAGCTCTCCTGCTAGCTTGGTCCGCGGCGGATGTAGTCCGGTATGCGTATTTCGGCTTGCTTCAGGCGGGGATCAGGGTTGATTTCGTCAAGTGGTTGAG GCCGCCGCTGCGACGGTCAACCCCATCGGGGCTGCGGTCTTCTACTTCTGCCTTGCTCTATATGTTCCTGGTGAGTTTACTTCTACTCGAAATGGGTCAAGGTGCAAATAAGCGGATGGCTAGGCGCTTTCATGATGTACTCGTACATGCTTAA